The Phoenix dactylifera cultivar Barhee BC4 unplaced genomic scaffold, palm_55x_up_171113_PBpolish2nd_filt_p 000241F, whole genome shotgun sequence genome has a window encoding:
- the LOC103717115 gene encoding U4/U6.U5 small nuclear ribonucleoprotein 27 kDa protein yields the protein MAERRREKDKLRDRDLYGHRDRDRERDRERDRDRDRDRDRERTRDRDHRKRSRSPDRRHHARSPDPRRGSRSRSRSADLSHRRHGHHRRSPSPDDHRRKRRREGSDDERDRHRSAAPLDTADGSAKERKKKGSGAAAPDGGAPAEGNAAVPTDADPDELEMMKKLGIPMGFDSTKGKPVAGADVSGVRAVSKRQPRQYMNRRGGFNRPLPSETNR from the coding sequence ATGGCGGAGAGGCGAAGAGAGAAGGACAAACTTCGAGATCGAGACCTCTACGGCCACCGAGACCGCGACCGAGAACGGGATAGAGAACGCGACCGCGACCGCGACCGAGATCGGGATCGGGAGCGTACCAGAGACCGCGACCACCGGAAGCGGTCCCGCTCCCCGGACCGCCGCCACCACGCCCGCTCCCCCGACCCCCGTCGCGGCTCCCGATCCCGCTCCCGCTCGGCCGACCTCTCCCACCGCCGCCACGGCCACCACCGCCGCTCCCCCTCCCCTGACGACCACCGCCGCAAGCGCCGCCGCGAGGGCAGCGACGACGAGCGGGATCGCCACCGCTCGGCCGCCCCCTTGGATACCGCGGACGGCTCCGCCAAGGAgcgcaagaagaagggaagcgGTGCCGCTGCCCCCGATGGCGGTGCTCCGGCGGAGGGGAACGCCGCGGTGCCCACGGACGCGGACCCGGACGAGCTGGAGATGATGAAGAAGCTGGGGATCCCGATGGGTTTCGACTCCACGAAGGGGAAGCCCGTGGCGGGGGCCGACGTGAGTGGGGTGCGGGCGGTCAGCAAGAGGCAGCCGAGGCAGTACATGAATCGGAGAGGCGGATTTAACCGCCCATTGCCCTCGGAAACGAACCGGTAG